One part of the Huiozyma naganishii CBS 8797 chromosome 13, complete genome genome encodes these proteins:
- the KNAG0M01680 gene encoding uncharacterized protein (Ty like retrotransposon) — MVNKIRSIFYKEAITNNKNIQANFEFIKAYQKELDNLVKMKVYNPKIKIPKGEVHKDEIEPINTTFNIRRDKTRKARIVCRGDLQSESSYSNIETSILNMNSLKMLLILANNNNLRLRTLDINHAFLYASIDENFFITHPNDSRMVTPLHKALYGLKQSPKRWNDTLKRFMNSIGMHDSVSSHGLYVSKNGKVMIAAYVNDCITAGQDEKDIDSLVSQLQHEYSFQIIGTMENGKLDTNTLGLD; from the coding sequence ATGGTAAATAAGATTCGCTCCATCTTCTATAAGGAGGCAATCACGAATAACAAAAACATACAGGCCAACTTTGAGTTCATCAAAGCTTATCAGAAAGAGCTGGATAATCTTGTCAAGATGAAGGTATATAACCCAAAGATAAAGATTCCAAAAGGAGAAGTTCACAAGGATGAAATCGAGCCCATAAATACCACTTTTAACATTAGGCGAGATAAAACGCGCAAGGCACGGATTGTATGCCGAGGTGATCTCCAATCTGAATCCAGCTACAGTAATATTGAAACATCAATACTAAACATGAACTCGTTGAAAATGCTACTGATTTTGGCCAATAATAATAACCTAAGATTGAGGACACTAGATATCAATCATGCCTTTTTATACGCATCTATTGATgaaaatttcttcattacTCACCCGAATGATAGTAGGATGGTGACACCATTACACAAAGCGTTATATGGACTAAAACAAAGTCCAAAACGCTGGAATGATACGCTAAAACGATTCATGAACAGTATTGGAATGCATGACTCAGTTTCTTCACATGGGTTATACGTATCTAAAAATGGAAAAGTAATGATAGCAGCTTATGTTAATGATTGCATTACTGCAGGACAGGATGAGAAAGATATTGACAGTCTTGTTAGTCAATTACAACATGAGTACTCATTTCAAATCATCGGCACTATGGAAAACGGAAAGTTGGACACCAATACCCTGGGATTGGATTAA
- the CYR1 gene encoding adenylate cyclase (similar to Saccharomyces cerevisiae CYR1 (YJL005W); ancestral locus Anc_5.206) has product MPGRNSTDGTSIHKVHSVGAQELDQQHQQQQKLSPANSRFDRSVHDDKPRFRYGYDDDVASSQTQDNARRRRSIYDSLGVLRTSSNESSVNSNDERETKSLKSVRSSRYQQPELQKTQKVETKTKGGPNFLKKTLSTLSLSSAAAPDDESASSHAPRKSHHTHGEPLQSKRSAAATGLLHSGESVPPPRKTSFASNLFKRLSGSSPHSNKLGRPSKSKITPTTSNQVPMHTPLEEAEADNPDYIGPQNPNTSATKVPRRGSKDSIFPLVENVPHHIRSKIGDIQEDMNGLIAEVPRLKRNHTSASGASLSSTNINSSSKVPSVGSQLNSVDSGSNPSMSSGKMQTSRRHSAVSKERDPYTLKFKEPGELPSEKQRSVSDGNIGPEVVEGQNNKRPSVVLTESGLFPLDTNLDDLTDITKTVEAREDKIPDIHTKKREPSLEGMPEDPHVWEDNPLEPIRSASALNFRAVESEEAKKIFPPNIIDPQSTHWVAPESWDVDIAVKQKKKARAKSKRKHERATAATGGSVSSKSVNRIKNGLVMTPSRQNEEGNEDADDSDLIDNIEYSSGEDTSSSLTSTSSSNSASCASSDGEFDNGPCSGDKKLDEDKVGKFDISGRTFSSVNLASVDKSPSAVNVLNLDDERSDKVEYELERYYKDYSDLDIKKHYAIRVFNVDDTFTTLMCTPGTTVEEMIPTLKKKFNITSKSSYQISLRVGKLAKILKPTSKPIFIERKLLLLNGYRKSDPLHIIGIEDLSFVFKFLFHPVTPSHFTAEQELRLLRSDFVHVDLRNMDLTTPPIIFYQHTSEIESLDVSNNANIFLPLEFIESTIKLMSLRMVNVRASKFPVNVTEAYKLVSLELQRNFIKKVPKTISKLGNLTILNLQCNELDRLPKGFAQLKNLQLLDLSSNKFVEYPEVINNCVNLLQVDLSYNKIYKIPASINKLVKLVKMNLSHNKLNELEDISGMKNLRTLTLPHNRITQVKTMSESLQNLYLTDNRISNFEDKLPKLRSLDLQENPITSISVKDCYPTNMTSLSLRKAQLASIPGELFTELSSLEKLELNDNNLSRLPKEISLLSRLVYLSVSRNKLECLPPELSKLKSLRTLDLHSNNIRDFFEGMEEIELTSLNISSNVLGTTTMEGSFFDNMLAGSKLSKSLFFLSAADNQFGDDMWPLFNSFSKLQKLNLSYNNMTDISQMHLTDLTELYFSGNKLSTLPGEVVSKWKQLKTLMLNGNQLLTLPSELSLLTQLTAFDVGSNKLKYNISNYLFDWNWRNNKELKYLNFSGNRKFEIRGSLVHELNADLSDLTVLPHLKELGLMDVTLNTTKVPDESSNFRLRTTVSTINGMRYGVADTLGQRDHVSSRDVTFDKFRGNDDECLLCLHDSKNQTSDYGHNISGIVRDIYDKILIRQLEKYGDQKDEDVKKALRFSFLQLNKEINNMLSSVDSGANIENLTAADLLSGACSTVIFIKGNKLYASNLGDCMAVLSKNNGDYQKLTKQHLPTKREEYERIRISGGYVNNGKLDGVADVSRAVGFFDLLPHIHASPDTSVITLSKTDEMLIIATHTLWDYTDIETACDIARENRLEPMLAAEAMKDHAIAYGCQENITILCLALDKSTEGSLNKNSLMTRRSTFEDAALRRLQPEISPPTGNVAVVFTDIKNSTVLWELFPNAMRTAIKTHNDLMRRQLRIYGGYEVKTEGDAFMVTFPTPTGALAWCLSVQSKLLDCQWPEEITSIQDGCTVTDNEGRVIYQGLSVRMGIHWGYPVTELDLVTQRMDYLGPVVNKAARVSSVADGGQITLSSDFMSEFNKIMKCHEAVVKDGMPLREVYREQIIGEVLEREIAMLEGSGWEFFVLGEKKLKGLETKEFITIVYPQALASRHEFASEDDQSKAIDEELLFRLRTTSNRLECILSVVSGGSLELEHAKSGITFNTLDSNSRTSIMGSASEKDVMLFLDHLVTRIESSVALLQLRQKVTTGLHLYNNIRGKKQLSVFELIDKLLEEVPGNDLTI; this is encoded by the coding sequence ATGCCCGGTCGAAACTCTACGGACGGTACGAGCATCCATAAGGTACATTCTGTTGGTGCTCAGGAATTGGAtcagcagcaccagcagcagcaaaagTTGTCGCCTGCGAATTCGAGGTTCGACCGTTCCGTTCACGATGATAAACCGCGATTCAGGTACGGgtacgacgacgacgttgCTAGCAGTCAAACCCAGGATAATGcaaggaggaggagaagcatATACGACTCTCTCGGGGTGCTGAGAACTTCGAGCAATGAGAGCTCGGTGAACTCGAACGACGAAAGAGAGACGAAAAGTTTGAAATCCGTTAGGAGCTCTCGGTACCAGCAGCCGGAGTTACAGAAGACACAGAAGGTGGAGACCAAAACGAAGGGCGGGCccaatttcttgaagaagactCTGAGTACTCTGTCCCTGAGTTCTGCTGCAGCCCCGGATGACGAGAGTGCGTCGTCGCATGCACCACGCAAGTCGCACCACACTCACGGCGAACCCTTACAGAGTAAGAGAAGCGCGGCAGCTACAGGATTACTTCACAGCGGCGAATCTGTTCCCCCACCGCGGAAGACATCCTTCGCATCCAATCTATTCAAAAGACTGTCAGGGAGCTCACCACATTCGAATAAACTGGGGAGGCCGAGTAAGAGTAAGATCACGCCGACCACTAGTAATCAAGTGCCGATGCACACCCCGCTGGAAGAAGCGGAGGCCGATAATCCAGATTATATAGGCCCACAGAATCCAAACACATCGGCCACGAAAGTACCCAGAAGAGGGTCGAAGGATTCCATCTTCCCACTAGTCGAAAACGTTCCGCACCATATCCGTAGTAAGATTGGGGATATTCAGGAAGATATGAACGGGCTGATAGCAGAGGTCCCCAGGTTGAAGAGAAACCACACATCAGCTTCAGGGGCTTCACTCTCGTCCACtaacatcaacagcagtagTAAAGTGCCATCTGTGGGGAGTCAACTGAACTCGGTAGATAGTGGGTCCAATCCATCTATGTCCTCTGGGAAAATGCAAACGTCACGGAGACATTCCGCCGTCTCGAAGGAGAGGGACCCGTATACACTAAAGTTCAAAGAACCAGGTGAATTGCCCTCAGAAAAACAGAGGAGCGTGTCAGATGGTAATATCGGACCTGAGGTGGTAGAAGGCCAGAACAATAAGAGACCCTCGGTTGTGCTGACTGAATCCGGATTGTTCCCTCTGGACACCAACCTTGATGATTTGACCGATATCACAAAGACTGTGGAGGCAAGAGAGGACAAAATACCTGATATACATACGAAGAAACGGGAACCCTCTCTTGAGGGAATGCCAGAGGATCCACACGTTTGGGAGGATAATCCTTTGGAACCAATAAGGTCTGCGTCTGCCTTGAACTTCAGGGCGGTAGAATCGGAAGAGgcgaaaaaaatatttccaCCCAATATCATTGATCCACAGAGCACTCATTGGGTGGCTCCTGAAAGTTGGGACGTTGACATCGCAGtgaaacagaagaaaaaggcGAGAGCGAAGTCCAAAAGGAAACACGAAAGGGCTACTGCCGCAACAGGTGGCTCTGTCTCATCCAAATCGGTGAATCGGATCAAAAATGGTCTTGTCATGACTCCCTCAAGGCAAAACGAAGAAGGTAACGAAGACGCAGATGACTCTGATTTGATAGACAACATCGAGTATTCCTCAGGAGAGGAcacatcttcttctttgacgAGCACATCAAGCTCTAATTCGGCAAGTTGCGCATCTTCCGATGGTGAGTTCGATAACGGACCATGCTCAGGAGACAAGAAGTTGGATGAAGATAAGGTTGGAAAGTTTGATATTTCTGGACGGACGTTTTCGTCTGTGAACTTGGCATCTGTCGACAAGTCTCCAAGCGCCGTGAATGTTCTCAACTTGGACGATGAAAGAAGCGATAAAGTCGAATATGAACTCGAACGTTACTACAAGGACTACAGCGACTTAGACATTAAAAAACACTACGCGATCAGGGTTTTTAACGTGGATGATACATTCACCACACTGATGTGCACGCCAGGAACCACAGTGGAAGAGATGATaccaactttgaagaagaagtttaATATCACTTCGAAAAGTAGTTATCAGATTTCTTTAAGAGTTGGGAAGCTCgcaaaaattttgaaacctACCTCCAAACCTATCTTTATCGAAAggaaactgctgttgttgaatgGCTACAGAAAGTCAGATCCATTACACATTATTGGGATTGAGGATTTGAGTTTTGTGTTTAAATTCCTTTTCCACCCAGTGACACCGTCGCATTTTACTGCAGAGCAAGAGCTAAGGCTACTAAGAAGCGATTTCGTACATGTTGATCTAAGAAATATGGATTTGACCACACCACCTATCATATTTTACCAACACACTTCAGAAATTGAGAGTCTTGACGTTTCCAATAATGCAAACATTTTTCTGCCTTTGGAATTTATAGAGAGTACAATCAAATTAATGAGTTTGAGAATGGTTAATGTGAGGGCCTCTAAGTTTCCGGTAAATGTTACAGAAGCCTACAAATTGGTATCCTTGGAACTACAAAGAAATTTCATTAAAAAGGTTCCAAAAACTATATCCAAACTGGGGAACTTGACCATACTGAATTTGCAATGTAATGAGCTAGACAGGCTGCCAAAAGGGTTTGCTCAGTTAAAGAATCTACAACTGCTAGATTTGTCATCAAACAAGTTTGTCGAGTACCCAGAAGTTATTAACAACTGTGTCAACCTGTTACAAGTTGATTTGTCATACAACAAAATCTACAAGATTCCCGCCTCCATAAACAAGTTGGTGAAACTGGTAAAAATGAACCTATCTCACAATAAGTTAAATGAGTTGGAAGATATTTCAGGCATGAAAAATCTGAGGACCTTGACTCTCCCCCATAACAGGATCACACAGGTAAAAACCATGTCAGAGAGCTTGCAGAATTTGTACCTGACCGATAATAGAATatcaaactttgaagataaGTTACCGAAGTTGAGATCTTTAGATTTACAAGAGAACCCCATAACCTCCATCTCGGTTAAGGATTGTTACCCAACGAACATGACTTCTCTGTCATTGAGGAAAGCCCAGTTAGCAAGTATTCCTGGGGAGCTGTTTACCGAACTGTCAAGCTTAGAAAAGTTAGAACTGAATGATAATAACTTGAGTAGGTTACCGAAAGAAATTTCGCTGCTAAGTAGGCTGGTCTATCTGTCTGTTTCCAGAAATAAATTGGAATGTCTTCCACCAGAGCtttccaaattgaaaagTCTCAGAACCCTGGATTTGCATTCTAATAATATTAGAGACTTTTTTGAAGGGATGGAGGAGATCGAGTTGACTTCCTTGAACATATCCTCTAATGTCCTTGGTACGACAACAATGGAGGGGTCCTTCTTCGACAACATGTTGGCGGGCTCGAAACTATCTAAAAGTTTATTTTTCCTAAGCGCAGCTGATAATCAGTTTGGCGATGACATGTGGCCGTTGTTCAACAGCTTTTCGAAACTACAGAAATTGAATCTGTCGTACAATAATATGACTGATATTTCACAAATGCACCTGACTGATTTGACAGAGTTGTACTTTTCGGGCAATAAATTGAGTACCTTGCCAGGAGAGGTTGTTTCGAAGTGGAAACAGCTAAAAACGCTGATGTTGAACGGGAATCAACTGTTGACACTGCCCTCTGAGCTTTCTCTCTTGACACAATTAACCGCATTTGATGTTGGTTCCAACAAGCTGAAATACAATATCTCAAATTACCTGTTTGATTGGAATTGGAGGAATAATAAAGAGTTGAAGtatttgaatttttccGGTAACCGTAAATTTGAAATTCGGGGGTCTCTAGTACATGAGCTGAATGCTGATCTATCAGATTTAACTGTTTTACCACATCTGAAAGAGCTAGGGCTAATGGATGTTACACTTAACACCACTAAGGTTCCTGATGAGAGCAGCAATTTCCGTCTAAGAACTACTGTTTCCACGATCAATGGTATGAGGTATGGTGTTGCAGATACATTGGGCCAACGGGACCACGTTTCTTCAAGAGATGTTACGTTCGACAAATTCAGGGGCAACGATGATGAATGTCTGCTCTGTTTGCATGACAGCAAAAACCAAACATCTGACTACGGTCACAATATATCTGGGATTGTCAGGGATATCTACGATAAGATTTTAATCAGACAGTTGGAAAAGTATGGTGACCAAAAGGATGAGGACGTCAAAAAGGCATTGcgtttcagtttcttacAACTGAATAAGGAGATAAACAATATGTTGAGCTCAGTGGATAGTGGTGCCAACATTGAAAACTTGACTGCAGCAGATTTATTGAGTGGGGCATGTTCTACAGTTATTTTTATCAAGGGCAACAAGTTATATGCGTCCAATCTTGGTGACTGTATGGCTGTTCTATCGAAGAATAACGGTGATTACCAAAAATTGACGAAACAGCATCTCCCaacaaaaagagaagagtaCGAAAGAATTAGAATATCAGGTGGTTATGTGAATAATGGGAAATTGGATGGTGTTGCCGATGTATCAAGAGCGGTTGGGTTCTTCGATTTACTGCCTCATATCCATGCTTCACCTGACACTTCCGTTATAACCCTGTCGAAAACGGACGAAATGTTAATCATagcaacacacacactatGGGATTACACAGATATTGAGACTGCGTGTGACATTGCGAGAGAAAACCGTTTAGAACCAATGTTGGCAGCAGAAGCAATGAAAGATCATGCTATCGCGTATGGTTGCCAGGAAAACATCACCATCCTATGTTTGGCACTCGACAAGAGTACTGAGGGAAGCTTAAACAAAAACTCCTTGATGACAAGAAGGAGCACGTTTGAGGACGCTGCGCTGAGGAGACTACAGCCGGAAATTTCTCCACCGACAGGTAATGTTGCGGTGGTTTTCACGGATATCAAAAATTCCACAGTTCTATGGGAACTGTTTCCTAATGCTATGCGGACGGCTATCAAGACGCACAATGACCTAATGCGACGTCAGCTGCGTATATATGGTGGGTATGAGGTGAAGACAGAAGGTGACGCCTTTATGGTAACGTTTCCCACCCCAACTGGTGCTTTGGCATGGTGTTTAAGTGTGCAGTCGAAATTGCTGGATTGTCAATGGCCAGAAGAAATCACGTCCATCCAGGACGGTTGTACCGTGACTGACAATGAGGGGCGAGTGATCTATCAGGGGCTGTCCGTACGTATGGGTATTCACTGGGGTTATCCCGTGACCGAGCTGGATCTGGTCACCCAAAGAATGGACTACTTGGGACCTGTTGTGAATAAGGCTGCTAGAGTGTCTAGTGTTGCTGATGGTGGTCAAATAACGTTAAGCAGTGACTTCATGTCTGAATTTAACAAGATCATGAAGTGTCATGAGGCAGTTGTAAAGGATGGTATGCCGTTGAGGGAAGTTTACAGGGAGCAAATTATTGGAGAGGTTCTTGAAAGAGAAATAGCAATGTTGGAGGGTTCCGGCTGGGAGTTTTTTGTGCTGGgtgaaaagaaactgaaggGTCTGGAAACGAAAGAGTTCATTACCATTGTTTATCCACAGGCACTGGCCAGTAGACACGAGTTTGCGTCTGAGGACGACCAGAGTAAAGCGATAGATGAAGAGCTTCTATTTAGGTTGAGGACCACGTCCAACAGGTTGGAATGTATTCTATCTGTTGTTTCTGGGGGCTCCTTAGAGTTAGAGCACGCCAAGTCCGGGATTACCTTTAACACGCTGGACAGCAATTCCAGGACGTCCATAATGGGTTCTGCCTCAGAGAAGGATGTGATGCTCTTTTTGGATCATCTTGTTACGCGAATCGAGTCATCGGTTGCGTTACTGCAATTGCGCCAAAAGGTCACCACAGGGTTACATCTTTACAATAACATAAGAGGTAAAAAACAATTGAGTGTTTTCGAGTTGATTGACAAACTGCTCGAAGAGGTACCAGGTAATGATCTTACTATATAG
- the KNAG0M01670 gene encoding Ty1/Copia family ribonuclease HI (Ty like retrotransposon): protein MEEEKLDTDILGLDLKYDLRKGVISLDMRSYLTKLEEEYKNVIGDYGKIGKVPHVTSYKIHPKEQVFEIDKTEYKRKVKYLQELIGKLNYVRSRGRLDIEFAVRKSCQLVLYPHPKVIEATEKITRYLFGTKTLGMTFKRDVNKALNITVVSDASWNTEFDLKSRAGAAIWLENNFFYGFSKKSTIVCDSSAESELDALNMAEKIALFLKFKLEKICPNKKRKITLITDSAPALGWLKQDYYKPHTKFIGLRVERLKERVDDPKPIISNTPP from the coding sequence atggaagaagaaaaactaGATACCGACATACTGGGTTTAGATTTAAAGTACGATTTAAGAAAAGGGGTAATCAGTTTAGATATGAGAAGTTATCTGACAAAACTAGAAGAGGAATACAAGAATGTGATCGGAGACTATGGAAAGATAGGAAAAGTCCCACATGTTACCTCATATAAGATACACCCAAAGgaacaagtttttgaaattgataAGACAGAGTACAAAAGGAAGGTAAAGtatcttcaagaattgATTGGTAAGCTCAATTATGTACGCAGTCGGGGAAGACTGGACATTGAATTTGCTGTACGGAAAAGTTGCCAGCTAGTGTTATATCCACATCCAAAAGTGATTGAGGCCACAGAAAAGATAACAAGATATCTTTTCGGAACAAAAACGCTAGGAATGACTTTTAAACGTGACGTTAACAAGGCACTAAACATAACTGTTGTATCGGATGCCTCATGGAACACAGAATTTGATTTGAAATCACGGGCTGGTGCAGCGATTTGGCTGGAAAATAATTTCTTCTATGgtttctcgaagaaatcgaCGATAGTGTGCGACTCTAGTGCAGAAAGTGAATTGGATGCGTTGAACATGGCAGAGAAAATTGCGCTATTCTTAAAATTTaaacttgaaaagatcTGTccgaacaagaagagaaaaataaCCTTAATAACAGATTCCGCCCCTGCATTGGGATGGCTCAAGCAGGACTACTACAAACCGCATACGAAATTTATTGGATTGAGAGTGGAAAGACTGAAGGAGAGAGTGGATGATCCAAAACctataatttccaacaCGCCTCCATAA
- the COX16 gene encoding Cox16p (similar to Saccharomyces cerevisiae COX16 (YJL003W); ancestral locus Anc_5.212) → MSFGGKKFRSRRQQLAYEASLAGRYQKLMKKNPFLYFGVPFCGMIVLGSYWLAGFTEVKYEREDRRINEMNEEDLLKIKKNQRKFDIKDEYYRLQGLAEEDWEPIRVTRLEGESENVWDTSPKS, encoded by the coding sequence ATGTCGTTTGGTGGTAAGAAATTTCGGTCGAGGAGACAGCAATTAGCGTACGAGGCATCTTTGGCAGGCCGGTACCAGAaactgatgaagaagaatccGTTCCTGTATTTTGGAGTGCCCTTCTGTGGGATGATAGTGCTGGGATCTTACTGGCTTGCAGGATTTACAGAGGTCAAGTATGAGCGTGAAGACAGGAGGATCAATGAAATGAACGAGGAggatctgttgaagataaagaaaaaccaaagGAAGTTCGACATCAAGGACGAATACTATCGCTTGCAAGGGCTAGCGGAGGAAGATTGGGAACCAATACGTGTTACAAGATTGGAAGGTGAGTCCGAGAACGTGTGGGATACAAGCCCGAAGAGTTGA
- the MEU1 gene encoding S-methyl-5-thioadenosine phosphorylase (similar to Saccharomyces cerevisiae MEU1 (YLR017W); ancestral locus Anc_5.204), which translates to MTGTMLPEQFDGTVDLGIIGGTGLYKLDCLKPIAVLPPMVTPWGTTSSPVTISRFQPGDGDGEGNGNGNAALFYVAFISRHGSHHEYPPTRVPFRANVAALKHLQCKALLSFSAVGSLREEIQPRDFVLPQQIIDRTKGIRESSYFNDVGLVGHVGFGNPFSRAFAEYVHQFKDVLHNYDDESKVRTLHFDAERTVICMEGPQFSTRAESKMYRMLGGDVINMSVLPEAKLARECELPYQMICMSTDYDAWMDHEEPVTVEQVMGHLSNNARNANALATRIINKMAVELPEFMATGDGLKGSIKMSISTKPEAMSKETLQKLRFLFPDYW; encoded by the coding sequence ATGACAGGAACTATGCTGCCGGAACAATTTGACGGGACCGTTGATCTGGGGATCATCGGCGGCACCGGGCTGTACAAGCTGGACTGTTTGAAACCGATTGCCGTGTTACCGCCCATGGTGACGCCCTGGGGGACGACTTCGTCGCCCGTAACGATCTCTAGGTTCCAGCctggtgacggtgacggtgaaGGTAACGGTAACGGTAACGCTGCATTATTCTACGTTGCATTCATCTCGAGACACGGCTCGCACCACGAATATCCACCCACGAGGGTTCCCTTCCGGGCCAATGTTGCCGCGTTGAAACATCTCCAGTGTAAAGctttgctttctttttctgcGGTGGGGTCCCTGCGGGAAGAGATTCAGCCGAGGGATTTTGTGTTGCCGCAGCAGATCATCGACAGGACAAAGGGCATCAGAGAGTCCTCGTATTTCAATGATGTCGGGCTCGTGGGCCATGTCGGGTTCGGGAACCCCTTCTCCCGTGCCTTTGCCGAGTACGTGCACCAGTTTAAAGACGTTCTTCACAACTACGATGACGAATCCAAAGTGCGCACTTTACACTTCGATGCGGAGAGAACGGTCATCTGCATGGAGGGCCCACAATTCTCCACGAGGGCAGAGTCCAAGATGTACAGGATGCTTGGCGGCGACGTCATCAACATGAGTGTCCTACCGGAGGCGAAACTGGCCCGTGAGTGCGAACTGCCGTACCAGATGATCTGTATGTCTACGGACTACGACGCCTGGATGGACCACGAGGAGCCCGTCACTGTGGAACAAGTGATGGGGCACCTGTCCAACAATGCTCGCAATGCGAACGCACTGGCCACGAGGATAATTAACAAGATGGCCGTGGAGCTGCCCGAGTTCATGGCTACAGGGGACGGCCTCAAGGGGTCCATCAAGATGTCCATCTCCACAAAACCGGAGGCAATGTCGAAGGAGACTTTGCAAAAATTGAGGTTTTTGTTCCCTGATTACTGGTGA
- the SYS1 gene encoding Sys1p (similar to Saccharomyces cerevisiae SYS1 (YJL004C); ancestral locus Anc_5.207), which translates to MVSLRRYLRAPKSLKPSEIFKQDSLSPGKITVQIVILQLFYYATAIVLFYIWAKLVGHKLVMLDWLFSSKYIDFTNGYGLSVSIIWLLDSLICVIFLTVIVGRSKLAWDFGVTVHAINFIILLLYTKHLPSMSWVVLQILSSLVLIFLGTWTSRWRELKDTFFEGMVEATDISTGMGNLESSTSEAGIEMKDLESQR; encoded by the coding sequence atggTGTCTTTGAGGAGGTATTTGCGGGCTCCGAAGAGTCTGAAACCGTCTGAGATATTCAAGCAAGATTCTTTGTCACCGGGGAAAATCACCGTTCAGATTGTTATACTCCAGTTGTTCTACTATGCTACGGCGATCGTTCTTTTCTACATCTGGGCAAAGCTTGTAGGACACAAGCTTGTGATGCTGGACTGGCTGTTTTCGTCAAAATATATCGATTTCACAAACGGCTACGGTCTCTCCGTGTCCATCATCTGGCTCTTAGACTCGCTGATTTGTGTCATATTCCTCACTGTAATTGTTGGAAGAAGCAAACTTGCCTGGGATTTTGGAGTCACAGTGCATGCCATAAATTTCATAATTTTGTTGCTGTACACAAAACATCTACCGTCTATGTCCTGGGTAGTTTTACAGATACTGTCCTCGCTGGTACTTATATTCTTAGGAACGTGGACCTCGAGGTGGCGTGAATTGAAGGACACTTTTTTCGAAGGCATGGTGGAAGCAACGGATATATCTACAGGGATGGGAAATTTGGAATCGAGTACTAGTGAAGCCGGTATTGAAATGAAAGATTTAGAGAGTCAAAGGTGA